A window of the Microplitis mediator isolate UGA2020A chromosome 5, iyMicMedi2.1, whole genome shotgun sequence genome harbors these coding sequences:
- the LOC130668981 gene encoding multivesicular body subunit 12A isoform X1, translating into MMFAKCFTKKTDESTDRKMALLKMSSKKWLTSGYPSLLPDDRPITAIGVVEDIDKCPPNFTVISKTYDQDIDADLWRESGLFIKKKGRYICHSKTEGVPNYVVQEINVINEREFPKDGFSMIPQTLDTDQKAWRKKQVCYKLQNKDLCSVAVTDIIVCSRIKKAPSGFTYAGEVNGVIICYKLSALINGDASSQSYENINILQSVSPNPSNGVPHRAAPERPPKPKFSPKPQNGGVYPQIQITGNAGKKEVDETNDRDYEVLSPNARINKPTRPAPQPPSSHTSNNTSCSSVPLYGTLPGSSDLDGVPFVLNPLLTVDTDPVFTLPVIKARTRLELDQEYYYDFRAEKET; encoded by the exons gacCGAAAAATGGCGCTGCTGAAAATGAGTTCCAAGAAATGGTTGACGTCCGGATACCCATCGCTTTTACCGGACGACAGGCCGATCACTGCCATAGGTGTCGTTGAGGACATCGACAAATGTCCGCCTAACTTTACTGTG atATCCAAGACGTACGATCAAGATATCGACGCTGACCTTTGGCGGGAAAGTGGActgtttataaaaaagaaaggTCGTTATATTTGTCACTCCAAAACAGAAGGAGTTCCTAATTATGTTGTGCAAGagataaatgtaattaatgaaCGAGAGTTTCCTAAAGATGGATTCAGTATGATACCTCAGACCCTGGACACTG ACCAGAAAGCTTGGAGGAAAAAGCAGGTGTGCTACAAACTGCAGAATAAAGACTTGTGCTCAGTTGCTGTGACGGACATTATCGTGTGTAGCCGAATAAAAAAGGCCCCGTCTGGTTTCACATATGCCGG cGAGGTCAATGGAGTTATTATCTGTTACAAACTCAGCGCGTTAATAAACGGCGATGCCAGCTCACAATCTTATGAAAATATCAA tatctTACAAAGCGTGTCACCAAATCCATCAAACGGAGTACCGCACAGAGCAGCACCAGAACGGCCGCCAAAGCCAAAGTTTTCACCTAAGCCTCAAAATGGTGGCGTTTATCCCCAGATTCAAATAACTGGGAACGCTGGAAAAAAAGAAGTTGATGAAACGAACGACCGTGACTACGAAGTGTTGAGCCCCAATGCAAGGATCAACAAACCAACAAGACCAGCACCTCAACCCCCATCTTCCCACACTAGTAATAATACCAGCTGTTCATCTGTACCACTCTATGGCACTCTGCCAGGCTCCTCTGACTTGGATGGAGTTCCCTTTGTACTGAATCCTCTTCTGACTGTTGACACTGACCCCGTATTT acacTTCCTGTGATTAAAGCACGGACTCGTTTAGAATTAGACCAAGAGTATTACTACGACTTCCGCGCTGAAAAGGaaacttaa
- the LOC130668981 gene encoding multivesicular body subunit 12A isoform X2, whose product MALLKMSSKKWLTSGYPSLLPDDRPITAIGVVEDIDKCPPNFTVISKTYDQDIDADLWRESGLFIKKKGRYICHSKTEGVPNYVVQEINVINEREFPKDGFSMIPQTLDTDQKAWRKKQVCYKLQNKDLCSVAVTDIIVCSRIKKAPSGFTYAGEVNGVIICYKLSALINGDASSQSYENINILQSVSPNPSNGVPHRAAPERPPKPKFSPKPQNGGVYPQIQITGNAGKKEVDETNDRDYEVLSPNARINKPTRPAPQPPSSHTSNNTSCSSVPLYGTLPGSSDLDGVPFVLNPLLTVDTDPVFTLPVIKARTRLELDQEYYYDFRAEKET is encoded by the exons ATGGCGCTGCTGAAAATGAGTTCCAAGAAATGGTTGACGTCCGGATACCCATCGCTTTTACCGGACGACAGGCCGATCACTGCCATAGGTGTCGTTGAGGACATCGACAAATGTCCGCCTAACTTTACTGTG atATCCAAGACGTACGATCAAGATATCGACGCTGACCTTTGGCGGGAAAGTGGActgtttataaaaaagaaaggTCGTTATATTTGTCACTCCAAAACAGAAGGAGTTCCTAATTATGTTGTGCAAGagataaatgtaattaatgaaCGAGAGTTTCCTAAAGATGGATTCAGTATGATACCTCAGACCCTGGACACTG ACCAGAAAGCTTGGAGGAAAAAGCAGGTGTGCTACAAACTGCAGAATAAAGACTTGTGCTCAGTTGCTGTGACGGACATTATCGTGTGTAGCCGAATAAAAAAGGCCCCGTCTGGTTTCACATATGCCGG cGAGGTCAATGGAGTTATTATCTGTTACAAACTCAGCGCGTTAATAAACGGCGATGCCAGCTCACAATCTTATGAAAATATCAA tatctTACAAAGCGTGTCACCAAATCCATCAAACGGAGTACCGCACAGAGCAGCACCAGAACGGCCGCCAAAGCCAAAGTTTTCACCTAAGCCTCAAAATGGTGGCGTTTATCCCCAGATTCAAATAACTGGGAACGCTGGAAAAAAAGAAGTTGATGAAACGAACGACCGTGACTACGAAGTGTTGAGCCCCAATGCAAGGATCAACAAACCAACAAGACCAGCACCTCAACCCCCATCTTCCCACACTAGTAATAATACCAGCTGTTCATCTGTACCACTCTATGGCACTCTGCCAGGCTCCTCTGACTTGGATGGAGTTCCCTTTGTACTGAATCCTCTTCTGACTGTTGACACTGACCCCGTATTT acacTTCCTGTGATTAAAGCACGGACTCGTTTAGAATTAGACCAAGAGTATTACTACGACTTCCGCGCTGAAAAGGaaacttaa